ATCACATCAGGTGATGATGAAGCACAAAAGCCTAATGAAACTGGTACTGTAGTAAATGAAAACGGCGATATCGTCGAAGTTAATAATCTCTTAGAAAACTTCGTATGGCCTGTTGAAAACCCGGATGAAGTGAAAGTAGTAACCGGATATTGGGATTCTGCAGCATCCAATGAGGAACAAGAAGCCGCACTCGTATTTTATAATAATCAATATCGCCCTAACAAAGGTATCGATATTGCAATGGAAAACGGGGAAAGCTTTAATGTTGTAGCCTCTATGGCTGGGGTAGTAAGTGATATCCGTGAAGATTCACTGCTTGGGAATGTCATTGAAGTTAAACATGCAGAAGGCGTTGTGACCCAGTATCAGTCTGTGACTGACATTCAAGTTGAGGTTGGCGATCAAGTGGAGCAAGGTCAAGTACTAGCTTCAGCTGGTCAAAGTCTATTAAACGAAGCAGCAGGAACTCATCTGCACTTTGAAGTACGGGTGGATGGACAAGCAGTTAATCCATTAACAGCCTTTGATAATCCATTAAGTGCTTTAGTTGAGATGAACACTGAAGCAACAGCTGATGAAGAAGCAGATGCGAATGAACCAGCAGTTGAAGATCCAGCTGCTGAAGAGCCAGCTACTGAAGATCCTGCAGCTGAAGAGCCAGCCGATGAAGGCCAGGTTGACGATGAGACAGAAAGCGACGAAGAAACTTCCGATGAACCAGCTGATGAAACTGGTGATAACGAAGAAGAATCTCCAGACGCTTCCATTGGACAAGATAACGCATAATCAAGTAAACTCTTACAACGATACGCATAAAATTGGAGAGAGAACTCCTACTTGCTTAAAAGCAGGCAGGGGTTCTTTTTTTTGTGCAAAAACCCATTTTGAATAACTTTTTAAATATTTCCACACCTTAAATTCCACTTTGTCGAAATGTTTTTCGTTAATTATAGGAAAAATAATCCATTGGTAGGATTTATCAAAATGGGTAAATCATGTATTTTCTTATCGTTATGATAAAAAGAGGAGGTTTTACCTATATGAACGAAGTAAAAGCAGAGCTGTTTGCAGATGGCTGCAATCGGCAATTACCAGCATGGGGAGTCACACGACAGTTTGAATTTGGGCAGTTTGTCATTCTTTATGACTATCGAACTGTTAATGGGAGGCCAGTTTCAACCCCGATTGTCCTATCCCAGGATGGTGACATTGTCGTTGAGCAGCCAGATCCATTACATGTGACGAATGCAGCAGCGTACGTTTCCAGCAAAGGCGTCCCCATTCAATTACTCTATCAAACAGACAAAGCGATTGAATTACTTCAAGGAAAAAATCCTGCCCAAGTTGTAATCAGAAATATTGAAGATTTTTTACGAAATCAAGCAGTTATTGAAAATGGTATTACATACAGTGCCAATTTTCCGGAAGATGCAAAGGCTAGAATTATGTCAGGTCAGCCAGTCACGATTATCGGAAATAGACGTACTGGAAATATACAAGAGAAGGTTTTGCTTAACTTTGTCCCACAAGCAACTGAAGTAGCAGTAAAGGCTCAAGATTTGGTTGCAATTTTTACGAAAGGCGAGTATGTAACGCAAGGAAAGACGCTTCGGCTCCAGGTAACGTCTGCAACCGTTGAGGGTCTTTTAAGTAAGCAAGAAGGGGTAGTGCTTGGTGCAGCGCAAAACGGGGTGAGAGAATTAATCAAATTTAAGATAAAAGATTTAGGCACCACCACATCACCCATCTCATTACCTGTACAAAACCAGGAGCAAATTCAGGATATATCAGATATGATTAAGCTGTCAGGCGGCCGCCAGCTTCCAATTAACATAAATCAAAATCCGTTTCCAAACTTGAGTCAGACCGGAACCATCGTCAAAGAAGCCTCAAATTCAACGATTGATACGGCTGTGAGAGCACAAGGCGGGGCTGATCTTGTATCCAATTCAACAAGTGGATTTACTTCACAGCAGATTGAAAAATTTATTAAAGATTTGCTTGAAAAATATAACGCTGCCGCACAAAACTATAGCCGCAAGCGGGATGGACTTCAAGTAGCAATTTTACTCCCATGGCAGCAAAACTGGAAGCTCGAAGGCTATTCAAGAGGAAACCTATTATCCACGATTTCGCTTGCACCAGGTGAAGAGACAACGATTACGATTTCGAGCTGGGAAAATCGCTCCAAAGCTTTAGAACAGATACCAGAAACTGAGGTTGACCAGCAAGTGGATTATTCGCAAACAACAAGGGACACCGAAGACGTCTTCCGGGAAATGACGAGCCGCAACGAGTTCCAATCGCAAATCCACGGGAATGTTGATGCATCCTATACAAACGGAGTAGCATCGGTCAGCATCGGAATGGATGGGGGAGTTAGCAACACGGATAGTCTCTCAAATGTAATGAAAACCACGAATAATCATTTACGCGAGGTGACATCCCGAGCTTCAACAAAAGTACGTTCCAAACGGATTACCAAGATTACAGAAAGTGTCGAGCAAGGATACTCCCAGCAAGTAACACGTGTTATTAAAAACCCAAATGAATGCAGAACTCTGACCCTCGATTATCACGAAACCCTGGCTCACTACAAAGTAAGCACTGAGTTTTTAGCCAATAAAGTCAGGTTGGTTGTACTTATTCCAAATCCAATCAGTAATAAGGTCTTTAACCCTCTACTAGTCCGCAAGAATGAAACCGCTCTGCAGAATGCCCTCTTAGACCCAGCCCTTGGAGATGGATTTGAAGCATGCCGATTGTTAACATCTTATCAATTTGCAAAAGATGAATTAATCAAAATTAGTACAGAACATAAGAAAGTGGCTGAACTGGACCGCGAACGAGTTAAGACTCCTCAGGTTCAAAAACCAAAAAATCCTCATGAATCTGCTGTCCTTGATCTTCTAAAGGAAATTGGAGCAATTGTGAGCAAGTTGCTAGAAGCGAAGGTTTCATCTGCTTTAACAGCTATCGGCAAACATAACCAGTTATCCGATTATGTGAGAGCAAGTGCCCAGCAATGGATGTTTATTAGTCTATGCCGGGACAAAATAAGTCCGTCATTCATAGATACTCTCAAAAACGTCGCTAACAATAAAGATTCACTGGGAATTAAGCATGTCCAAGATATTCTCGACACTGTACCTGGACCGGGAGCGTATCCAAATCTCTCAAACCTAAATGAATTACCGGATTCTGATAAGGAAAATGCAGGGCTCAATGTTCAAATTAAATCACAGCCTGGTTACATTGATTGGGACTGGGCCTGGTGGACTGGACGCTGCCGTGAAGAAGGTCTTTATCATCTTCATGACGGCGGATTAGCAGCAAAAATTAAACGCCTCAGTGAAGTCTGGCAAGATTACCAGGCGAAAAATGCGGAAGGAGAAGGGATTCTACAAGGCAGTGAACTTGCTCAGACTGCCCAACAAAATCAAGATAACGCCAACTTTATGGATCGGCTCGAGATGAAATACGGACTCGAAACGGTCGCATCAGCAAGAGAAAGAATGGAAGCCTTACTCGGCCATCTCAATGATCATCTCGATTATTACAATTACGTACTGTTCCAGGCATTGCCTCCAGGTGAACAGCTTCACCTTCTCATGACAGAGGCACCACAGCTGCAAGTCGGTACCTTTGAACCGCATGTTGTTGCCATGACAGGAAAATTCTTAGCAGTACCTCTGTCGCCACTTGGTACTACGAAACTCGAAAAAACACTGACTACGATTAAAGAGGCATTGCGAAAAGCAAGCCAGGATGCACAAGAAACGGCAGACGAAATGGCTGAAAATCACATGATCCTTCCGACCCCTGGCGTCACAGTCGAAACGAGACTCGGACAATGCAGCGGATGTGAAGAAACGGTTGAACAGCTTCGCATTGCTGAAGTCAGAAAAGCCCTTGCAGAAGCCCGGATGGCGGAATTGGAAGTGGCAAGATTGGAGGCTGAGCTTAAACAGTAGATAAGAGGATTGTGGAGGAAATATAGGGGATAAATTTTTTATCCCCGATTTTCTAAAAATTTTTTGACTGGGCTTAAATTAAACTTACCTAGGAAAGGGGGTCTATATATGATGACCTATACAAAAACGGAAGAGAAACAGCAGGCTACTGCAGCAGATATTGAAGATGCAATCGCATATATTCGGCATTCTTTGTTTTTTCAGCTAGAACGTCATCAGTTATTTGTGGATGCTGCCGTATTAGCTGTGGAGCAAGTTCAGGACATACGGATCGAAATGCTTGAGAAGGAATCAAAAAAAGAAGAGATTACTATATATGATATCTTTTTTGACTTAGTTTTGACCTATTGTTGGCAGGCAAGACTTGCAGAACCACTTATAAAACTAGTTGCGAAAGGGATTATCACGCAGTTATTGAAGAGAAGAGCTGTATACCATAGTCTTCCCAAAACGGATTATGGGGCTCAACTTTTCGGGATGGCCAGGCGTGAGGGTGATAGTAAAAAGGTGATGGATCAAATCGTTAAAGAACATGTGACCAACCAGAAAAGATTTACGAGTGATGAATTTGCCATGTTTAGCAGTGAGGTAAGAGATTTTGTCAAAAATGCACCTGATACCATTAGTAAGGAAGTTGTAAAATTACCTGATGAATTAAAGAAACTCAATAAACCTAAACCTTTATCATTTACCAATTCTCCAAGTATTTCTGTACTGAACGCGGCTCAAACCTATATGCGAAATCATCGATTAGCCCTAAATGTACAGCAAACAGAAATCATTAAACTTTTACGAAAGATTCAATTCGAAAAACCTCCAATAACAAAAAAGGAATTGAGTCAGTTCTTAACACTTTTTAAATGGGAGGAATTTAAAGATTCTACTGAGGTAAGGGAGAAATATCAATTAGTATTTGAAGCAGTCATATGGTCTCAATTATACCATTGGGTCTATAGAAAACATTATTTTTCAAACAAAGATACACTAGAAGGTGTTCCAGACGTGCTTAGGGATTACTTTCTAGTAAGATTTAGACCACTTATGCTCCATGATACTGAGAGAATTGGACATTTTTGATAGATTGCCAAAAATGCACCAAGTAAAAAAACTTGCTTTGTTATTTGATGATTTTGCTCATACCGAAATGAACCGAGTTAAAGTGAATAATGTCTTTGTATTGAATTAATCAGAACCGAGGGGAACACGAGCTCCCATTAGGTTCATAGATTTAAAGATAATTGAGGGAAAGCAAAAAGAAGTAATGTCTTTCCAAACTCAGGGCAGCAACATTACTTCTTTTTCAATTTTATAATTTATAAAAAGGGGATGGGGCAGATGTATAAAGTAATTACAGTTGGAGCGGGGCACAGTGAAAGGTCAAATGGCGCGAACAGAAACGGATATAAAGAGCATGAAGTGGCTAGGGTGCTGAAGGATAAGTTAATTGCAGCGTTACGTTCAGTTGGGCAGAAAACGGTCGACTGCACATCTGATGCAGCAACGAAAGAAGCCGTTCTGGCAGAACAAGTGCGGATGTGTAATGCCGTAAATAAAAATGGGCGACTAGACGTTTCAATCCATTTAAACGCTGGGGGCGGCACAGGTTCAGAGGTTCTTTATTATGATCAGAAAGCATTAGCAGCAAAGGTTTCAGCAAGTATCTGCAAGGTTGCTGGCTGGCGTGACCGAGGCGCAAAAATAAGAGACGATTTATATTTTTTAAGAAACACCGATGCACCTGCAATTCTGATTGAGGTTTGTTTTATCGATTCTGCGTCAGACATGAAAATCCTAAATGAAAAGATGGACGCCATTGTGAATGCTATTGCAAAAGAACTAACCGGAAAAAACGGAAAAGTTCCGACTCCCAAACCTGTAATCATAAAAGATAATAGCAAACCGGTGATCATGAATGATCAAAACTTCAAAATTAAAGTAAAAGCAAAAGAGCTTTGGTACTACGACAAGCCCGACTGGAATGCCAAAAAGAATACTGTAAAGGCTGGCGAAGTGTTTACAGTTGTTGAGACATTAACGGTGAACGGGTCTAAAATGTATAAACTGAAGAGCGGTGTATATTTAACAGCTAACCCAAGTTTTGTCGATAAAATCTAATTCTTCGAACAGCGTCCTAAAAGGTAAGGAATTGAAGGTTGTTTTTTAACTGATAAAATAGCGCACCCCTCTTGTCCCCCATGATAAAATAAAGAAAAAGAGATAAAGAGGGGTAAAACTAAAATGAAAACACTGATGCTTACGGGATTCGAACCCTTTTTAGGGATGCCGATAAATCCAACTGAAAGAATAGTAACCAGTCTGGATGGAGAAACAATCGGAGCTTACCAGATTAAAAGTGTTCTCCTTCCGGTAGACTTTGAGAAAGCGCCAGTGGCTTTGTTGGAAGCATTTCAGGAAATAAACCCAGATGCGGTTGTTTCACTTGGTTTAGCTGCGGGAAGAGATGCCATTACACCAGAACGGATTGCTATAAATATCAGAGATGGCGCCCCAGATAACAGTGGAGTCGTTCTCGAGGATGCTCCGATAAATCAAGAGGGACAAGCCGGGTATTTTTCAAAACTTCCTATTCGTAAAATCGTTAACACACTAAAACAAAACGGCTTCCCTGCCAACATTTCAAACAGTGCAGGCACTTACCTTTGCAACAATGTCATGTACACAATGCTTCATCACATCGAAAAAGAAAACCTGCAAATCCCGGCAGGATTTATCCACGTTCCGTCTTCTCATGATTTAGTGGTCGAAGGCAAGAAAAGAATGCCAAGCTGGTCACAAAGGGATTTAGAAGAGGCCATTAAAATTGCGTTACAATGCCTGGATGAAGAATAGGGAGAAGAATCAGCAGTATTCACAGATTATCAGCATTTCCCTTCACTAATTGAAGGTGGGATCGAATAAATGAAGATATCCAAGATAATGACTTGCATTATTCTCATACCTATTGCATTTTTGGTCTGGTTTGAAGTATTCCGTTTAATACAGATTGAAATAAAAGGCACAGGCCAATCTATTGAACATTCGGTTATATTAAAAGGGATTAATGAATTTTCATCATTGCAAATGAATGGAAATCATCAGGGATGGATTATAATAGCTGCCTTGCTGGGTGTGTTTATTTTTATTTTAACCCGGAAACCGAAAGGGGAAAAGGATCGGAAATAATAAGGAAAGAGGGGCTCCTAGTTGCTTCTCTTTTTCTGACTAATGAAAGAAAAAGAGAAGCAACGGGTGGTTACTTCTCAATTTGTATTAATAATCAATAGTGCTAGACATTGTAGATCCGGCTGGAGGGAGAGAAGCACCACCGCCTCCTGCTACTTCATTACTATTTGAAAAATTAGAAGATAAGGCGAAAATTGTTGCAACTAAAAGGACAACACTAAGTACTTTTTTCATATGCTCACCTCCTTTAATTCAAAGAAAGATTTAGCTCATAGTAATTTGATGCTAATTCATAATTTCGTTGTTTAATAAAGTAGTCACCCATCATTTTTGTTAAATCTGATAAAACTTTCTTTTCACTGTTTTCTAATAGATAAGGTGCAAGTGTATTAGTTAAATACCTATATGCATCATATTCACTGGAAAGTTTCTTTTCATAATAAATAGTTAGTAAGGTATATTTTTCAAAAGATTTATTTTTACTACTTCTTTCTTTTGCAAGCTCGATTAGATCCTCGACTTCAGATAGATCTCTCTGCATAATCTTTGCTTCTAAAAGTGAAAGAAGAGTTTGAATATAAATCTCCTCATCTTTGTTTAAAATGTTTAATAAACTTCTAGTATTTTCAATCGCTTTGACATAGTTTCCTGATTTAGTTAGTGAAACACAATGGTTATATTCAATATGAGGCACTAAATGATGTAGATTTACTAACTTAGAATTTCTTATAAGATGTTTGTAAATCTCCTCAGCTTCATCATAGAATCCAAGATTAAAATGAGAAATTGCAAGGAGCATTTGAGTATAAATAATTCTAAAATAATTAAATTCACTTAAATATAAATCAAGAGCTTTATTTCCATAAACAACAGACCTTTTATAATCATCAAGGTATACATATCCCCAACAAAGATGATAATAAATATCACTTAATAAAAAATCCGGTAAGTCAGGATTATCATCTAATATAGAATGAAACATTTCTAACGCTGGATTAATGTTGATATTTACAATTTTGGCAACTGAATAGTATGTATTAAAAATTATTTGATTTTCAGTACTAAAAGACTCGAATCTTGACTGTAATTCTTTTTCAATCTCCTCAGATTTCTCATAATCATGAACAAATACAAAATACCTAAACAAAAACAAATCTAATCTATCAATTACTTCCTTATCCAACCCCTCACGCTCTATCAATCTTACTTTTTCATAGAGTGCAGTGGCCTCATCTTTATCATAAAAGTGTATAGCTTCAATAAAATCATTTAATAGATTATTCACTTCCAGTAGATCTTCTACTTTGTTCATCACTATATCACCTTTTGGATTATATTGTCGATTATACCATAAATTATTTAAGAATAAATAGAATAGTGTATAAAGTTCTAGAAAATTAGTCGTATAATATGTTAATTTTATGCAAATAAAATGAAAATTTATTCGGATATGGAGGGGCTGCCATAAGAAAATTGGTCTATTGACAGATATTCATAGCTTCGTCGTTGAAGGCGGTATTGTCTGAGATTGATGTACACGGTGGTGTCGATTATATTTATGTGGTACTTAAGGGTTCCCATGAGACAATTATATGCTTTGGGCATCATCATCCTGTCCATTTTTTCCAAAACGAGGAAAAAATTTATCTGAATGTTTTTAAAGCATTTCATGGTTTCAGTGAATAACTTACGACATTTGTACCCTCTTTAAAATGGATCTAAACCCAAATATCGTAAAAATGGTCTATTTTTTTATAACTATACCATAGGTTGTATGAAAATACACCTATCCTGCAAAAATCGCATGTTGTGAAAATTGCCTAAAAAATCACGTGTAAAATAGCATTTTTAACTAATAGTTGGTAAAATAGCTCCCGCATTAATGACAGGAGCTATTTTTACCACTAAGACTTTATTCCTCAACGGCAAACGAAACGGTTTTCTTCGCCTGCGCAACCCCTTTAGCGGCCAGCCAAACTTCAAGAGTGTAGTTTCCAGGCTCTAGATTCTGGAAAGAGCCTTCATAATGAAGCTTGTCACCTTGAGCTAATTCTTTCTCCTGATAAATCATAATAAATTGTTTTCCATCTGAAAATTGCTCAATCTTTTCGCCGTCTTTATAAAGAATGTAGTCATATTCCATGCCCGATGAAAAAGTAACGGTTTGTTTTGCCTCTGTCTGATTTACAACGTCAAACGACCATTTCCAGCCTTCATCTTGCTGATCAACCTTCAAAGAAGAGAATAATGCACTTATCACAGAACCAGGCTCCTTTTTAATCATATAATGATACAACTGATACAACGAAACCGCTAAATCTCCACGCGTTACTTCTATTGTATAGTCATCCGCTCCTGGAAGTAGCTTTTCCGTTAAAACTGCTGCTAAGTCATCCTGATATTCTGAATCGGCTGGGAGCCAAATCGAAGCATAATCTCCAGTGTTTAATTTGGCTGCTTTTGCTAAAATTTCAGCGAGCTCCTGGGACGTTATGTGTTTGCCTGGCTGGAATTTTCCATCCTCATAGACCATCCATCCGGCTTCTTGAACGGCACGAATCACATCGTAAGCCCAATAGCCGGCAAGGTTTTGATGAGGGGAAACGGACCCAGGAATTTCAAGCTGAAACATTCTCTGTAAGGTGGCAGCCACTTGGGCACGGGTAGTCTTTTGAGCTAATTGGGCTTCCCCATTGGCATAGCCATGGAATACACCAAGTCCATGTAAAAATTGGTAGGCTTCATCCTCCGCAATCCATTCTCCGTTTTCTGGAAGCTGCAAACATGTGACTTCATTCCCTGTACAAACTCC
This genomic stretch from Bacillus oleivorans harbors:
- a CDS encoding M23 family metallopeptidase, with translation MREEEKKRSSQNSGTQRKKWIFPAVYISAAALLLTAVVWITSGDDEAQKPNETGTVVNENGDIVEVNNLLENFVWPVENPDEVKVVTGYWDSAASNEEQEAALVFYNNQYRPNKGIDIAMENGESFNVVASMAGVVSDIREDSLLGNVIEVKHAEGVVTQYQSVTDIQVEVGDQVEQGQVLASAGQSLLNEAAGTHLHFEVRVDGQAVNPLTAFDNPLSALVEMNTEATADEEADANEPAVEDPAAEEPATEDPAAEEPADEGQVDDETESDEETSDEPADETGDNEEESPDASIGQDNA
- a CDS encoding N-acetylmuramoyl-L-alanine amidase, which gives rise to MYKVITVGAGHSERSNGANRNGYKEHEVARVLKDKLIAALRSVGQKTVDCTSDAATKEAVLAEQVRMCNAVNKNGRLDVSIHLNAGGGTGSEVLYYDQKALAAKVSASICKVAGWRDRGAKIRDDLYFLRNTDAPAILIEVCFIDSASDMKILNEKMDAIVNAIAKELTGKNGKVPTPKPVIIKDNSKPVIMNDQNFKIKVKAKELWYYDKPDWNAKKNTVKAGEVFTVVETLTVNGSKMYKLKSGVYLTANPSFVDKI
- a CDS encoding BsuPI-related putative proteinase inhibitor; translation: MKKLGMIGLTTVSLLIPSSIGLAATDGVCTGNEVTCLQLPENGEWIAEDEAYQFLHGLGVFHGYANGEAQLAQKTTRAQVAATLQRMFQLEIPGSVSPHQNLAGYWAYDVIRAVQEAGWMVYEDGKFQPGKHITSQELAEILAKAAKLNTGDYASIWLPADSEYQDDLAAVLTEKLLPGADDYTIEVTRGDLAVSLYQLYHYMIKKEPGSVISALFSSLKVDQQDEGWKWSFDVVNQTEAKQTVTFSSGMEYDYILYKDGEKIEQFSDGKQFIMIYQEKELAQGDKLHYEGSFQNLEPGNYTLEVWLAAKGVAQAKKTVSFAVEE
- a CDS encoding pyroglutamyl-peptidase I: MKTLMLTGFEPFLGMPINPTERIVTSLDGETIGAYQIKSVLLPVDFEKAPVALLEAFQEINPDAVVSLGLAAGRDAITPERIAINIRDGAPDNSGVVLEDAPINQEGQAGYFSKLPIRKIVNTLKQNGFPANISNSAGTYLCNNVMYTMLHHIEKENLQIPAGFIHVPSSHDLVVEGKKRMPSWSQRDLEEAIKIALQCLDEE